From one Haloferax marinisediminis genomic stretch:
- a CDS encoding 50S ribosomal protein L2 has product MGRRIQGQRRGRGSSTFRAPSHRYKAELSHKKSEKKDTISGTVVGIEHDPARSAPIALVEFEDEQRMILAPEGITVGEELQIGVSAEIKPGNTLPLAEIPEGVPVCNVERQPGDGGKFARASGVSAQLLSHDRKVAVVKLPSGEVKRLNPECRATIGVVAGGGRTEKPFVKAGKKYHKMKARGIKWPRVRGVAMNAVDHPFGGGGRQHPGQPKSVSRDAPPGRKVGDIASKRTGRGGKGGK; this is encoded by the coding sequence ATGGGACGCCGAATTCAGGGCCAGCGTCGTGGTCGCGGTTCGTCCACCTTCCGGGCGCCGTCGCACCGCTACAAGGCCGAACTGTCGCACAAGAAGTCTGAGAAGAAAGACACCATCTCGGGTACGGTCGTCGGCATCGAGCACGACCCCGCCCGCAGTGCGCCTATCGCCCTCGTCGAATTCGAGGACGAACAGCGCATGATCCTCGCTCCCGAGGGCATCACTGTCGGTGAAGAGCTTCAGATCGGCGTCTCCGCCGAGATCAAGCCCGGCAACACGCTGCCCCTCGCCGAGATTCCTGAGGGTGTCCCCGTCTGTAACGTCGAGCGCCAGCCCGGCGACGGCGGGAAGTTCGCCCGTGCCTCCGGTGTCAGCGCGCAGCTCCTCTCGCACGACCGCAAGGTCGCTGTCGTGAAGCTGCCGTCGGGTGAGGTCAAGCGCCTCAACCCCGAGTGCCGTGCCACCATCGGCGTCGTCGCCGGTGGCGGCCGCACGGAGAAGCCGTTCGTCAAGGCAGGGAAGAAGTACCACAAGATGAAAGCGCGCGGTATCAAGTGGCCGCGCGTTCGTGGTGTTGCAATGAACGCCGTCGACCACCCGTTCGGTGGCGGTGGCCGCCAGCACCCCGGTCAGCCGAAGTCCGTCTCGCGGGACGCCCCGCCGGGACGGAAGGTCGGTGACATCGCCTCCAAACGCACCGGTCGCGGTGGCAAGGGAGGTAAGTAA
- a CDS encoding 30S ribosomal protein S3 — translation MADEHQFIENGLQRSQIDEFFAEELGRAGYGGMDVAKTPMGTQIVLKAEKPGMVIGKGGKNIRKVTRELEERFNLDDPQIDVQEVDEPDLNARIVADRLANALERGWYFRKAGHTTIDRIMDAGALGAEIVLSGKVTGARSRVEKFNRGYIKHNGEPAQEIVDEGQGVAVMKLGTIGVTVKIIPPGARLPDDFEVEEDAQPEAVEQIEETESVEDLLEEEPEEVPDVSEDVEAEPETEAVDEEVVEEAVEEDLDEEVVEDEADADEEAVEEDLDEDVAEEAADLVAEMEDDDEEEEE, via the coding sequence ATGGCTGACGAACACCAATTCATCGAGAACGGACTGCAGCGGTCCCAGATCGACGAGTTCTTCGCCGAAGAGCTCGGCCGCGCCGGCTACGGCGGCATGGACGTCGCGAAGACGCCCATGGGCACGCAGATCGTGCTCAAGGCCGAGAAGCCCGGTATGGTCATCGGAAAGGGTGGGAAAAACATCCGTAAGGTGACTCGGGAACTCGAAGAGCGATTCAACCTCGACGACCCCCAGATCGACGTGCAGGAAGTCGACGAGCCGGACCTCAACGCCCGGATCGTCGCCGACCGCCTCGCCAACGCACTCGAGCGTGGCTGGTACTTCCGCAAAGCGGGCCACACGACCATCGACCGTATCATGGACGCCGGCGCCCTCGGTGCCGAAATCGTCCTCTCCGGCAAGGTCACGGGCGCTCGCTCGCGCGTGGAGAAGTTCAACCGTGGCTACATCAAGCACAACGGTGAACCCGCACAGGAAATCGTCGACGAGGGCCAGGGCGTCGCAGTCATGAAGCTCGGTACCATCGGCGTCACGGTCAAGATCATCCCGCCGGGTGCGCGCCTCCCCGACGACTTCGAAGTCGAGGAAGACGCCCAGCCTGAAGCGGTCGAACAGATCGAAGAGACCGAGAGCGTCGAAGACCTCCTCGAAGAGGAACCGGAAGAAGTTCCGGACGTCTCCGAGGACGTCGAAGCCGAACCCGAGACGGAAGCCGTCGACGAGGAAGTCGTCGAGGAAGCCGTCGAGGAAGACCTCGACGAAGAAGTCGTCGAGGACGAGGCCGACGCCGACGAGGAAGCCGTCGAGGAAGACCTCGACGAAGATGTCGCCGAAGAGGCGGCCGACCTCGTTGCCGAGATGGAAGACGACGACGAAGAGGAGGAAGAATAA
- the rpmC gene encoding 50S ribosomal protein L29 produces the protein MAILYTEEIRDMTPAERVAELEELETELLNAKAVQAAGGAPDNPGRVSELKKTIARIKTIQGEEGDLDEE, from the coding sequence ATGGCAATCCTCTACACCGAAGAGATTCGCGACATGACGCCCGCAGAGCGCGTCGCCGAGCTCGAAGAGCTCGAGACCGAACTGCTCAACGCCAAGGCCGTTCAGGCCGCGGGTGGCGCACCGGACAACCCGGGGCGCGTCTCTGAACTGAAGAAGACTATCGCCCGAATCAAGACGATTCAGGGCGAAGAAGGCGACCTCGACGAAGAATAA
- a CDS encoding DUF7130 family rubredoxin-like protein, with the protein MAIKTPSYPTRPLDGDHSTWETVETSSTTASRAVLPPVVVENRTMSTHHMGEAYLVWQCDRCGETGSLTAFPTSCPDCGAARESLFYYTED; encoded by the coding sequence ATGGCAATCAAGACACCGTCCTACCCGACCCGGCCACTCGACGGCGACCACTCGACGTGGGAGACCGTCGAGACGAGTTCGACCACCGCCTCGCGGGCCGTTCTCCCGCCCGTCGTCGTCGAGAACCGCACGATGAGCACCCACCACATGGGCGAAGCGTACCTCGTCTGGCAGTGTGACCGCTGTGGTGAAACTGGGTCACTGACGGCGTTCCCCACCTCCTGTCCGGACTGTGGGGCCGCACGTGAATCGCTGTTTTACTACACCGAAGACTGA
- a CDS encoding 50S ribosomal protein L23 yields the protein MSIIEHPLVTEKAMNQMDFQNKLQFIVHVDATKSEISDEIESRYDVTVEKINTQVTMKGKKKATVRLSEDDDAQEVASRIGVF from the coding sequence ATGAGCATCATCGAGCACCCACTGGTCACCGAGAAAGCGATGAACCAGATGGACTTCCAGAACAAGCTCCAGTTCATCGTCCACGTCGACGCGACCAAGTCCGAGATTTCGGACGAAATCGAGTCGCGCTACGACGTGACCGTCGAGAAGATCAACACACAGGTCACGATGAAAGGGAAAAAGAAAGCAACCGTTCGTCTCTCTGAAGACGACGACGCGCAGGAAGTCGCGTCGCGAATTGGGGTGTTCTAA
- a CDS encoding YihY/virulence factor BrkB family protein translates to MNPRVARALTLGRAILHEVRTERLTFMAGSIAYGAFVSLLPLFLLVLAAVSAIGSLDLRQSVITVLQSVLTPGAGDVIITEIETSGQLSSLSLVGVLVLVWGTLRIFRGLDTAFSDIYESEAANTFTDQVTDGLIVLITVSLAVIVGGVVETILPTLDGALGWAISRVVLISFLFVAFYPMYYIFPDEDVGFLEVVPGTLVAAVGLTVFASLFRLYVQFSSQAPESSVVAGILVLLTWLYFSGLVILLGAAVNAVLSNRSRDVNVRPLFGGVPLDSQAGGSTRHDVTTAIEKLDRLVAANPTDDIMVTVGDQMVWIPRPEKVVVDTDTSTFLPEGPVRLELRWSSWPDTQDD, encoded by the coding sequence ATGAATCCACGTGTCGCGCGTGCGCTCACTCTTGGTCGAGCAATCCTCCACGAAGTGCGCACTGAACGGCTTACGTTCATGGCGGGGAGCATCGCCTACGGCGCGTTCGTCTCTCTCCTGCCACTGTTCCTTCTCGTTCTCGCTGCGGTCTCGGCGATTGGGAGTCTCGACCTTCGGCAGAGCGTCATTACGGTCCTCCAATCTGTGTTGACCCCCGGCGCTGGTGACGTCATCATCACCGAAATCGAGACGTCCGGGCAACTCTCCAGCCTCTCGCTCGTCGGTGTCCTCGTCCTCGTGTGGGGGACGCTGCGTATCTTCCGAGGACTCGACACTGCGTTCTCGGATATCTACGAATCAGAGGCCGCGAACACGTTCACTGACCAGGTCACCGACGGCCTCATCGTCTTGATCACCGTCTCACTCGCCGTAATCGTGGGCGGCGTCGTCGAAACGATCCTCCCCACACTCGACGGGGCCCTCGGATGGGCCATTTCTCGGGTCGTTCTCATCAGTTTCCTCTTCGTGGCGTTCTACCCGATGTACTACATCTTCCCAGACGAAGACGTGGGCTTTCTCGAAGTCGTCCCCGGGACACTCGTCGCTGCCGTCGGCTTGACGGTCTTCGCGTCGCTCTTTCGACTCTACGTCCAGTTCAGTAGCCAAGCACCCGAGTCGAGTGTCGTCGCTGGCATCCTCGTCCTCCTGACGTGGCTGTATTTCAGTGGACTCGTCATCCTTCTGGGTGCCGCGGTGAACGCAGTTCTCTCGAATCGCTCTCGCGACGTGAACGTCCGCCCACTCTTCGGTGGCGTCCCACTCGACTCGCAGGCCGGTGGGTCGACCCGACACGACGTGACCACCGCCATCGAGAAACTGGATAGACTCGTCGCCGCGAACCCGACCGACGACATCATGGTCACGGTTGGCGACCAGATGGTGTGGATTCCACGCCCCGAAAAGGTGGTCGTCGACACCGACACGAGCACGTTCCTCCCCGAGGGCCCGGTCCGGTTAGAACTCAGATGGTCGTCGTGGCCTGACACTCAGGACGACTGA
- a CDS encoding 30S ribosomal protein S19 — MSTQYRTGREGEFTYRGYTLEELQDMDLDEVAELLPARQRRTITRGLSTEHEKLLAKVEDKTEEETANAPVRTHLRDMPILPEFVGLTFAVYNGQEFERVKIQPEMIGHYLGEFQLTRSSVTHGQAGIGATRSSKFVPLK; from the coding sequence ATGAGCACGCAATACCGTACCGGCCGCGAAGGTGAGTTCACCTACCGTGGCTACACGCTCGAAGAGCTCCAGGATATGGACCTCGACGAAGTCGCGGAACTGCTCCCCGCTCGTCAGCGGCGAACCATCACCCGTGGCCTGTCCACTGAGCACGAAAAACTGCTCGCGAAGGTCGAAGACAAGACGGAAGAGGAGACGGCAAACGCGCCAGTCCGCACGCACCTGCGTGACATGCCGATTCTCCCCGAGTTCGTCGGTCTCACCTTCGCCGTTTACAACGGTCAGGAGTTCGAACGCGTCAAGATTCAGCCCGAAATGATCGGGCACTACCTTGGCGAGTTCCAGCTGACCCGTTCGTCAGTGACCCACGGTCAGGCCGGTATCGGCGCGACCCGGTCCTCGAAGTTCGTGCCGCTCAAGTAA
- a CDS encoding ribonuclease P protein component 1: MPLTPETLARHELNGLSVEVVDAANPDLVGIAGRIVVETMRTLMVDDGTRVRQVPKRGATFEFEIPCTDEAAGAAKVSGTTSKLRSDTTGGLDASQSGRRADSSSAASHIGNCEGMAYVTVDGSQLLSRPALRTETTGDSKWR; the protein is encoded by the coding sequence ATGCCACTGACACCCGAGACCCTCGCGCGACACGAACTCAACGGCCTCTCTGTAGAGGTCGTCGACGCGGCGAACCCCGACCTTGTCGGGATAGCCGGGCGTATCGTCGTCGAGACGATGCGTACGCTGATGGTCGACGATGGGACTCGGGTGCGGCAGGTGCCGAAACGAGGGGCGACCTTCGAATTTGAGATTCCGTGCACAGATGAAGCCGCCGGCGCTGCGAAGGTGTCGGGGACCACGTCCAAACTTCGGTCGGATACTACTGGCGGATTAGATGCCAGTCAGTCTGGCCGGCGCGCCGACTCATCATCGGCCGCTTCCCACATTGGGAATTGCGAGGGCATGGCCTACGTTACGGTGGATGGCTCACAACTGCTCTCACGACCCGCCCTACGCACCGAAACTACAGGTGACTCGAAATGGCGATAG
- a CDS encoding 30S ribosomal protein S17, whose amino-acid sequence MAIGLDVPMPPEPDESEAYDYEKCPFYGSLSVRGQTLEGKVVSTDMAKTVIVEREYDVFVPKYDRYMKRRSRIPAHVPGVLDHVAVGDEVKIAETRPLSKTKSHVVVEIIGGDE is encoded by the coding sequence ATGGCGATAGGACTAGACGTTCCAATGCCTCCGGAACCCGACGAATCCGAGGCTTACGACTACGAAAAATGTCCGTTCTACGGCTCGCTCTCCGTCCGGGGTCAGACCCTGGAGGGCAAAGTCGTCTCGACGGACATGGCAAAGACCGTCATCGTCGAGCGGGAGTACGACGTATTCGTTCCGAAGTACGACCGCTACATGAAGCGACGTTCGCGCATTCCGGCACACGTGCCGGGCGTGCTCGACCACGTCGCTGTCGGTGACGAAGTAAAGATTGCGGAGACACGCCCGCTCTCGAAGACCAAATCACACGTTGTGGTTGAAATCATCGGGGGTGACGAGTGA
- the rpl4p gene encoding 50S ribosomal protein L4: MQATIRDLNGDDAGSIDLPEVFETAYRPDLIKRAVIAAQANRKQPYGADPYAGMRTPAESMGSGRGMSHDPRQNGVARRVPHAVSGRRAHPPKAEKDQGKEINTKERKLAVRSALAATANPELVRERGHQFDDDLELPLVVSDDFDDLVKTKEVVDLLQSLGVYADIERSEENKKVKAGQGKLRGRKYTRPKSILFVTSEEPSKAARNLAGVDVATAANVSAEDLAPGTHAGRLTLFTESALEEVAER; this comes from the coding sequence ATGCAGGCAACTATCCGAGACCTGAACGGTGACGACGCAGGCAGCATCGACCTGCCTGAGGTTTTCGAGACGGCTTACCGTCCGGACCTCATCAAGCGCGCAGTCATCGCAGCTCAGGCAAACCGAAAACAGCCGTACGGTGCCGACCCCTACGCTGGCATGCGAACGCCGGCAGAGTCCATGGGAAGCGGTCGCGGCATGTCGCACGACCCACGCCAGAATGGCGTCGCACGACGTGTCCCGCACGCCGTCTCCGGTCGTCGCGCACACCCGCCGAAGGCCGAGAAGGACCAGGGGAAGGAAATCAACACGAAAGAGCGCAAACTCGCAGTCCGCTCGGCACTCGCCGCAACGGCGAACCCCGAACTCGTCCGCGAGCGCGGTCACCAGTTCGACGATGACCTCGAGCTTCCGCTCGTCGTCTCCGACGACTTCGACGACCTCGTCAAGACGAAGGAGGTCGTCGACCTCCTGCAGTCGCTCGGCGTCTACGCCGACATCGAGCGCTCCGAAGAGAACAAGAAGGTGAAAGCCGGTCAGGGTAAGCTCCGTGGCCGCAAGTACACCCGTCCGAAGTCCATCCTCTTCGTGACGTCCGAGGAGCCTTCGAAGGCTGCTCGTAACCTCGCCGGTGTCGACGTCGCCACCGCGGCGAACGTCTCCGCCGAGGACCTCGCGCCCGGTACGCACGCCGGCCGCCTCACGCTCTTCACCGAAAGCGCACTCGAGGAGGTCGCAGAACGATGA
- a CDS encoding putative RNA uridine N3 methyltransferase translates to MKLSVLVPTSLVREAEDQREATRKLGYVARAAAVFRADELVIFPDEDGETRWGGEFVETVLRYAATPPYLRKEVWGKRDELRYAGILPPVLVSSTTAGDSDELPALREGIVTEVGPDDRVRVNCGMQHPISLFVPPGMNLTEGERVAVRISSREPVRARIVDDPLPGFDVSRMDLTEALGRPDAGVRIATSRYGEPLSVPRLGELTARIADAGGMTVVFGSPGRGLPDMLGMSPEDVADVEPSGGPGFDLWLNTIPRQGSDVVRTEEAMFASLASLTLTE, encoded by the coding sequence ATGAAACTTAGCGTACTCGTGCCGACCTCACTCGTCCGGGAAGCCGAAGACCAACGCGAGGCAACTCGCAAACTCGGCTACGTCGCCCGTGCGGCGGCGGTGTTCCGGGCGGACGAACTCGTCATCTTCCCCGACGAAGATGGCGAGACCAGGTGGGGCGGCGAGTTCGTCGAAACCGTACTTCGGTACGCTGCGACGCCCCCATACCTCCGGAAGGAAGTGTGGGGCAAGCGTGACGAACTCCGGTACGCCGGGATTCTGCCCCCTGTCCTCGTCTCGTCTACGACCGCGGGCGACTCCGACGAGTTGCCTGCGTTGCGAGAAGGAATCGTGACCGAGGTCGGACCTGACGACCGCGTTCGGGTCAATTGCGGAATGCAACACCCGATCTCCCTGTTCGTCCCTCCCGGGATGAACCTCACAGAGGGAGAGCGCGTCGCTGTCAGGATCTCTTCGCGAGAACCGGTCCGTGCGAGGATCGTCGACGACCCCCTTCCGGGGTTCGACGTATCCCGCATGGACCTCACGGAAGCACTCGGCAGGCCAGATGCGGGCGTGCGAATCGCCACGTCTCGCTATGGCGAGCCGCTGTCAGTCCCCCGTTTGGGAGAACTGACTGCCCGCATCGCCGATGCCGGCGGTATGACCGTCGTCTTCGGTTCACCGGGCCGTGGGCTTCCGGACATGCTCGGGATGTCTCCCGAGGATGTTGCAGACGTCGAACCTTCCGGTGGTCCGGGGTTCGACCTCTGGCTCAATACGATTCCGCGACAGGGAAGCGACGTGGTGCGAACGGAAGAAGCGATGTTCGCGTCACTCGCCTCCCTGACACTCACGGAGTGA
- a CDS encoding 50S ribosomal protein L3, with amino-acid sequence MPQPSRPRKGSMGFSPRKRVTKEVPRIKSWPSDDGSPALQGFAGYKAGMTHVMMVNDEADSPREGMEEAVPVTVVETPPMRAVALRAYEQTSYGMKPKTEVWTNEFHDELDRVLNLPAEDTFEEDAEALREAVEAGEVDDLRVITHTVPSELKNVPKKKPDVMETRVGGGSLVERADFALELVGEGGVHEMSDVFRAGEYLDVAGVTKGKGTQGPVKRWGVQKRKGKHARQGWRRRIGNLGPWNPSRVRSTVPQLGQTGYHQRTELNKRLIDLGDGDDASVDGGFVNYGEVDGNYALIKGSLPGPNKRLLRFRPAVRPNDQPRLDPEVRFVSTASNQG; translated from the coding sequence ATGCCACAACCAAGCAGACCACGAAAAGGCTCGATGGGCTTCAGCCCACGCAAGCGTGTGACCAAAGAGGTCCCGCGCATCAAGTCGTGGCCAAGTGACGATGGCTCTCCTGCACTGCAGGGATTCGCTGGCTACAAAGCCGGCATGACCCACGTCATGATGGTCAACGACGAAGCGGACTCCCCCCGAGAGGGTATGGAGGAAGCAGTGCCGGTGACCGTCGTCGAGACGCCACCGATGCGTGCTGTTGCTCTTCGCGCCTACGAGCAGACGTCGTACGGTATGAAGCCGAAGACTGAGGTCTGGACGAACGAGTTCCACGACGAACTCGACCGCGTCCTCAACCTTCCGGCAGAAGACACGTTCGAAGAGGACGCCGAAGCGCTTCGCGAGGCCGTCGAGGCCGGTGAAGTCGATGACCTCCGCGTCATCACGCACACGGTCCCGTCCGAACTCAAGAACGTGCCTAAGAAGAAGCCCGACGTGATGGAGACTCGCGTCGGCGGCGGCTCCCTCGTGGAGCGCGCCGACTTCGCCCTCGAACTCGTTGGCGAGGGTGGCGTACACGAGATGTCCGACGTGTTCCGTGCTGGCGAGTATCTCGACGTCGCCGGTGTCACGAAGGGTAAGGGTACGCAAGGTCCCGTCAAGCGATGGGGCGTCCAGAAGCGGAAGGGCAAGCACGCCCGCCAGGGTTGGAGACGCCGTATTGGCAACCTCGGCCCATGGAACCCGTCGCGTGTCCGCTCGACGGTTCCGCAGCTCGGTCAGACTGGTTACCACCAGCGCACCGAGCTCAACAAGCGCCTCATCGACCTCGGCGACGGCGACGACGCCTCCGTCGACGGTGGCTTCGTCAACTACGGCGAGGTCGACGGCAACTACGCGCTCATCAAGGGCTCGCTCCCGGGTCCCAACAAGCGTCTTCTGCGGTTCCGCCCGGCCGTCCGGCCGAACGACCAGCCGCGCCTCGACCCCGAGGTGCGCTTCGTCTCTACCGCATCGAACCAGGGTTAA
- a CDS encoding 50S ribosomal protein L22 gives MGINYSVEADPDSTAKGMLRDRPISLKHSKAISRAIKGMTVADAEDYLAAVIDGERSVPFKQHNSGVGHRSDIEGWDAGRYPEKASKAFLELLENVRNNATEQGFDGPAMEIKHVAAHKVGERPGRKPRAFGRADPWNTPICDVELIIEEVEE, from the coding sequence ATGGGAATCAATTACAGCGTCGAGGCCGACCCGGACTCCACGGCCAAGGGTATGCTCCGGGACCGGCCCATCAGCCTCAAGCACAGCAAGGCCATCTCCCGCGCCATCAAGGGGATGACCGTCGCCGACGCCGAGGACTACCTCGCAGCCGTCATCGACGGCGAGCGCTCGGTTCCGTTCAAGCAGCACAACTCCGGTGTCGGTCACCGAAGCGACATCGAGGGCTGGGACGCAGGACGATACCCTGAGAAAGCGTCCAAGGCGTTCCTCGAGCTCCTCGAGAACGTCCGCAACAACGCGACCGAACAGGGATTCGACGGCCCAGCCATGGAAATCAAACACGTCGCCGCCCACAAGGTCGGCGAACGTCCGGGTCGCAAGCCCCGCGCCTTCGGCCGGGCAGACCCGTGGAACACCCCAATCTGTGACGTCGAACTCATCATCGAGGAGGTCGAGGAATAA
- the rplX gene encoding 50S ribosomal protein L24, translating into MTRQPRKQRNEVRNAPLHERQKQVRAPLSADLREEYDTRNVRVNVGDTVEVLRGDFAGEDGEVTEVDLKDAVIYVEGVTVAKADGEEVPRPLQASNVRVTELDLEDDVREARLKEDNE; encoded by the coding sequence ATGACCCGACAACCGCGCAAACAGCGAAACGAAGTTCGCAATGCGCCGCTCCACGAGCGGCAAAAGCAGGTCCGCGCACCGCTGTCGGCCGACCTCCGCGAGGAGTACGACACCCGGAACGTCCGCGTCAACGTGGGCGACACCGTGGAGGTACTCCGTGGCGACTTCGCCGGCGAAGATGGCGAAGTCACCGAGGTCGACCTCAAGGACGCCGTCATCTACGTCGAAGGCGTCACTGTGGCAAAAGCCGACGGTGAGGAGGTCCCACGACCCCTTCAGGCCAGTAACGTCCGCGTGACGGAACTGGACCTCGAAGACGACGTGCGCGAGGCCCG
- a CDS encoding 50S ribosomal protein L14 — MEALKADITKGVARGSLITCADNTGARELKVISVAGYSGTKNRHPKAGIGNKVTVSVTKGTPEMRRQVLEAVIVRQRKSFRRPDGTRVKFEDNAAVIIDEMEEPRGTEIKGPVAREVAERFGSIASTATMIV, encoded by the coding sequence ATGGAAGCGCTCAAAGCAGACATCACCAAAGGCGTCGCTCGTGGCTCGCTGATCACGTGTGCCGACAACACCGGCGCACGCGAACTCAAGGTTATCAGCGTCGCGGGTTACTCCGGCACGAAGAACCGACACCCCAAGGCAGGCATCGGGAACAAGGTGACCGTCTCGGTTACCAAAGGTACCCCAGAGATGCGCCGCCAGGTGCTCGAAGCCGTCATCGTCCGCCAGCGGAAATCCTTCCGCCGGCCGGACGGGACGCGTGTGAAGTTCGAGGACAACGCCGCCGTCATCATCGACGAGATGGAAGAGCCTCGCGGGACCGAGATTAAAGGACCCGTCGCACGCGAAGTGGCCGAGCGCTTCGGGAGTATCGCATCGACGGCTACGATGATTGTATAG